The following coding sequences are from one Schizosaccharomyces osmophilus chromosome 1, complete sequence window:
- the gid10 gene encoding GID complex subunit Gid10, whose product MPRPLSNLPESVASFTHEPSFYDSNPDWYNSQFFHRGHPSLNQRSRRNSNNHISSASMLNTRPSSQDSLNSQSLPRPDGASSNFSSFPHPSHRQSRRSVGLSRSNATRISRRNLPEWIEMLTEMNYDEALPLPALFSSHTERLVDRVLRLNRYLQANDHRDASLGLSSISPRDQRAEPVTLRPPFSISPTPPLPSERNESSQSFFSHENNSRPISPHRSFSLINNQHQHTVGHRSEHNSLSSGSSSSNETASQAHPLENFRNSLQNSALSYLNSLAGREFSGSGNSSRSISRNNVPRKNSLNSLFSRHKRLHLLRKSRRTKKRVRFLSPSWWLRSGSVFQGTQLEGCHSISGLPSTTNPKDRWIVDVSIHLVDYKKMQLEGQLDAYPQNPESRSSSISTAWSGEILDFSENKNFATEKWGAPLEVDICFWRKLSPFQSMDTDMFLDIITDGKKLSKVCDKYIFMRWKDILYLGNQVDRSNYKISGFYFCCLSRATGNVQGYYYDPHNTACSQPLDLYPKNCSFSPACTFL is encoded by the coding sequence ATGCCGCGTCCTCTGTCTAATTTACCTGAAAGTGTCGCTTCCTTTACGCATGAGCCAAGTTTCTATGACTCCAATCCCGATTGGTATAATTCACAGTTTTTTCATCGAGGTCATCCTTCCTTAAATCAACGGAGTCGGCGAAATTCTAACAATCACATATCATCAGCATCGATGCTGAATACTAGACCATCTTCACAAGATTCATTGAATTCTCAATCTTTGCCACGACCAGATGGAGCTTCATCCAATTTTTCGTCGTTCCCTCATCCAAGTCATAGACAATCTCGAAGGTCGGTAGGTCTCTCTCGAAGCAATGCCACTCGaatttcaagaagaaatctTCCTGAATGGATTGAAATGCTCACTGAAATGAATTACGACGAAGCATTGCCTTTACCTgcccttttttcttcacaCACGGAAAGACTAGTTGATCGTGTCTTACGGTTGAATCGATATCTGCAAGCTAACGATCATCGGGATGCCAGTTTAGGTTTATCGTCTATATCCCCCAGAGATCAAAGAGCTGAGCCAGTGACTTTAAGGCCACCATTTTCGATTTCCCCTACTCCCCCTCTTCCCTCCGAGCGTAATGAATCATCAcagtctttcttttcacatGAAAACAATTCACGTCCTATTTCCCCTCATCgctctttttctctcaTTAATAATCAACATCAGCATACGGTTGGACACCGTTCCGAACACAACTCTCTGAGCAGTGGTAGTTCTTCGTCAAATGAAACAGCTTCTCAAGCTCATCCGCTAGAGAATTTCCGTAATTCGTTGCAGAATTCAGCGCTATCATATCTGAACAGCTTGGCAGGTCGCGAGTTTAGTGGAAGCGGTAATTCCTCGCGATCTATTTCCAGAAATAACgttccaagaaaaaactcTTTAAATTCTCTCTTTTCCAGGCACAAACGATTGCATCTACTGCGTAAATCTCGGCGGACGAAGAAACGGGTCagatttctttctccttcttGGTGGCTCCGCAGTGGTTCTGTTTTCCAAGGCACTCAACTAGAAGGATGTCACTCTATCAGTGGACTGCCTTCGACCACCAATCCAAAGGATCGCTGGATTGTCGATGTATCTATTCATTTGGTGGACTACAAAAAGATGCAACTTGAAGGTCAATTAGATGCTTATCCGCAAAATCCGGAGAGTCGTTCTTCTTCGATTTCTACAGCCTGGAGTGGTGAAATACTCgatttttctgaaaataaGAATTTTGCTACAGAAAAATGGGGCGCTCCCTTAGAGGTtgatatttgtttttggcGCAAACTATCTCCCTTTCAAAGCATGGATACAGATATGTTCCTTGATATTATCACCGATGGTAAAAAGTTATCTAAAGTTTGTGACAAGTATATTTTTATGAGATGGAAAGATATATTATACTTGGGAAATCAAGTGGATCGCTCTAACTACAAAATCTCGGGCTTCTACTTTTGTTGTTTGTCAAGAGCAACTGGCAACGTCCAAGGATACTATTATGACCCACATAATACTGCATGTTCGCAACCGCTCGATTTGTATCCGAAGAACTGTAGCTTTTCTCCCGCCTGTACATTTCTTTAA
- the gem6 gene encoding SMN complex subunit Gem6, translated as MDSYKTKPKLIEENRGRLFRVLFRNDQIPVEGFLWNIDPVSGTLFLLKDSSSSSSITSSHPEEAEHRVYSIMSDAVRSFEKDDSVQPLSSEALLEWDQLLS; from the coding sequence ATGGATTCTTATAAAACGAAGCCAAAGCTCATTGAGGAAAATCGCGGTAGGCTTTTTCGCGTCCTCTTTCGCAATGACCAAATCCCTGTAGAAGGCTTCCTTTGGAATATAGATCCAGTGTCTGGAACTCTATTCCTTTTaaaagattcttcttcttcttcttccataaCCTCGTCACATCCCGAAGAAGCTGAACACCGTGTATACAGTATCATGTCGGATGCTGTTCGTAGCTTTGAGAAAGACGATTCTGTGCAACCTCTATCATCAGAAGCATTACTTGAGTGGGATCAACTTTTAAGCTAA
- the sls1 gene encoding mitochondrial inner membrane protein Sls1 has protein sequence MLKNGIKIKNIKNYPYFTRLLRGPEPQGFAFAKGFHSGSVTKENKENDRFIILEPKRERVSSKKRGDVPSVTHKFVESMASELLREPGNEESITELRRALESLKPKEKEISLARFSQLEKVLDKSFRVQQLRKLVESITLKGVGKRNKISLIKYFLQDHWKLEVKTSIEDDLVKELDLQVSPVGMFFLLLDKAADVKNLSMVHDCHVFFNVSDYRIRIQGKKKAAESMKDNVFNRLNQIQAASFQFPEVLVSLVKENLKEFSQKTNAFLEPRNKSELKISSILEDGRTFEDIKRTLYALVNGFFCGDRFYSMVPSNKLNNNVSPRNNAFSMPWFTKNNNTWKRWMKDIGYSWNTSIQRSDSFENFSTILPTFASTPATTPFDDTLITPLIAQKNNEYVPISSYIKEYEGNFLLEKEMQKQSFSNTNNMPIDYSLKATFGHSLFHSKYVSSKESGLHSLAVSKGTNGNAYNIFIPGIPNLLSTLFHTLSKEELLHCETFYNRKLVFLPTAESNHLNNHRCLEMAFTSPNKDDGLERQEKHLVMGNDHKSQILLPMHFVDLLMSSCSRQTIPWEGSFDDYAAQCFPYLSTKQFHKCPKRFLFSSPQGDLQQDFYLQTYEKRECKKFKWGTSELLCSYVMSPYFTGTVLEVEGDSSIEDFLRDIWKLVDLYEVPN, from the coding sequence ATGTTAAAAAATGGcatcaaaattaaaaatattaaaaattatCCGTACTTTACGAGACTTTTAAGAGGTCCTGAGCCTCAAGGGTTTGCTTTTGCTAAGGGCTTTCATAGCGGTTCAgtaacaaaagaaaacaaggagAACGATCGTTTTATCATTTTAGAACCTAAGCGGGAAAGagtttcttccaaaaaacgTGGAGATGTTCCTTCAGTGACTCATAAGTTTGTTGAATCGATGGCATCAGAACTTTTAAGAGAACCAGGGAACGAAGAGTCTATAACTGAATTACGCCGAGCTTTGGAGtctttaaaaccaaaagaaaaagaaatatcgTTGGCTAGATTTTCTCAACTTGAAAAAGTCTTGGATAAGTCATTTCGAGTGCAGCAGCTTCGAAAACTTGTTGAATCTATAACGCTTAAGGGAGTGGGAAaacgaaataaaatatCATTAATCAAGTACTTTCTACAAGATCACTGGAAGCTCGAAGTTAAGACATCAATTGAGGATGATTTAGTGAAAGAATTGGATTTACAGGTCAGCCCAGTTGGcatgtttttcttgctaTTAGATAAGGCAGCCGATGTCAAAAACCTGTCAATGGTGCATGATTGTcatgttttcttcaacGTTTCAGATTACCGTATTCGCATTCagggaaagaagaaagctgCCGAAAGTATGAAGGATAATGTTTTTAATCGCCTGAACCAAATACAAGCGGCTTCCTTCCAGTTTCCGGAAGTTTTAGTATCGTTGGTCAAAGAAAACCTTAAGGaattttctcaaaaaacCAACGCCTTTCTTGAACCTCGGAACAAAAGTGAATTGAAAATCAGTTCCATTCTTGAAGACGGAAGAACTTTTGAAGATATTAAGAGGACGTTATATGCATTGGTGaatggatttttttgtGGAGATAGGTTTTATTCTATGGTTCCGTCGAACAAGTTGAATAATAATGTTAGCCCTAGGAACAATGCATTTTCTATGCCATggtttacaaaaaataacaataCTTGGAAGAGGTGGATGAAAGATATTGGATATTCATGGAATACGAGTATTCAAAGAAGcgattcttttgaaaacttcTCAACAATTCTTCCAACTTTCGCATCTACTCCTGCGACCACACCTTTTGATGATACCTTGATTACTCCTCTGATTGCtcaaaaaaacaacgaaTACGTACCAATCAGTTCTTATATAAAAGAGTATGAAggtaattttttgttggaaaaagaaatgcaaaaacaatctttttctaataCGAATAATATGCCTATTGACTATTCCTTAAAAGCAACATTTGGACACTCTTTATTCCATAGCAAATACGTTTCCTCGAAAGAAAGCGGATTGCATTCGTTAGCCGTTTCAAAAGGGACTAATGGAAATGCTTATAACATTTTTATTCCCGGTATACCCAATCTCTTATCGACACTTTTCCATACATTATCTAAAGAAGAGTTGCTTCACTGCGAGACCTTTTACAATAGAAAATTAGTATTTCTTCCAACCGCCGAATCGAATCACCTTAATAATCACCGATGTTTAGAAATGGCGTTCACATCTCCAAATAAAGATGATGGTTTAGAAAGGCAGGAAAAACACTTGGTTATGGGAAATGATCATAAAAGCCAGATTCTTTTACCAATGCACTTTGTTGACCTATTAATGAGTTCCTGCAGTCGTCAAACAATCCCTTGGGAAGGCTCGTTTGACGACTATGCTGCCCAATGTTTTCCATACTTAAGTACGAAACAATTCCATAAATGTCCCAAGcgatttctcttttcatctCCCCAGGGGGATTTGCAGCAGGATTTTTACTTGCAAACTTATGAAAAGCGCGAatgcaaaaaattcaaatgGGGGACTTCAGAGTTACTATGTTCCTACGTTATGTCGCCATATTTTACTGGAACAGTTTTGGAAGTAGAAGGAGATTCTTCTATTGAAGACTTTTTAAGAGATATTTGGAAACTTGTGGATCTTTACGAAGTTCCAAATTAA
- the sec71 gene encoding Arf GEF, whose protein sequence is MVDSGQEAAAIASHNLENDIEVHIQGKEQNATLTKETKNDRSSDPSENERKNETASNEKTLGDFSKETKEMNTRGVGNDDNTRNEKDQSKTGLNDSVNEAEKTNHNTESEKEKISGDYNVASEDVNPKPSASNDVEEQSQFETDNADATEDIPIHEPKVDIQPNARHPAKTPDVKVDEEESESQSEVASHLARKSTADSERHERPEEVTRPTFQNSGKLNPHLFIIDAFKQMSKAKSLKKHRKLRESIDNVQTELQKQPFLLPETILDPLVMACETNSATLLTITLDCFAKLIDYNYFDTPAVNSPEMSLMERVVNTIASCFFGDSTPEKVQLQIIKALLAAVTSQRTLIRHSSLLLAVRQTYNIFLLCKNPTIQATAQVAIMQMVDSVFSRLSGELHQQEEVDAATPSKTTVEQLAVPEPNDVLTADPPESKLTLESFEQRKSFDQVREEAPLEEETLEQQLLRDAFLIIRALCKLSIKPVPYENDYDLKSHSMRSKLMSLHLIYRILHNHMDIFSNSSIMIKSPSSPSTPLIQAVKQYICLSLAKNVVSHVLPVFEISCEIFWLVLSDLKNIMKAELEVFFTEIFFPILEMRSSSNQQKIVLLNVFHRICKEPQTLIELYLNYDCISGNSENIYERIIVTLARIASQKTVAPPSGFSFKPEHAVIDRVGFVYNDLKDLPQLSISFIGVYSHLHDPPFFDYQIKLKSYKCLNSALSSLYGWCNQNFDSSDSSNHYNTDNLTPTRLDESQRSTSDVSSVRNNDTSTENFDTSATTLAIDDPSQFESLKHHKKLLQEGIQKFNYKPKQGMRFLLSRHLIESDSASNIASFLLDTEGLNKAAVGEYLGEGNEENVAIMHAFVDKMSFKDVGFVNALRSFLQKFRLPGEAQKIDRFMLKFAERYVDDNLGTFRNADTAYVLAYSIIMLNTDQHSPQVKQRMTCQDFIRNNRGVDDGANLSDEFLVDVYDDIQKNEIVMKDEQGASIYNYFPTHASVGFAANISNALATVGRDLQREAYYMASNEMANKTEALFKDLIKEQKQKGKLTANDIYYTARHFEHVGPMFEAVWMPILAALSESVQLSSDATLIQLSLEGFRRAVDIICVFSMDLPRNAFIQTLTKFTHLNNISELQRTNMDALRALLDISLTHGNQLKDSWKDILLCISQLERVQLITAGVDKNSIPDINLTKFRPRSIDKGHRSLRSGSIPHRSNSTASVKPPSLEVAKEYSSREVVMAVDMVFSNTRALGSEGIYDFVKALIGVSWEEIECSLELATPRLFSLQKLVEISYYNMGRIRMEWSSIWSLLGNYFTQVSCHENSIIASFALDSLRQFSMQFLEIEELSHFKFQKDFLQPFKHAMDNCQDLKINDLVLRCVDQMVKARYQNIKSGWGPIFQILASASKIHNASVLQYALSIVSSIYNDHSRCVFSQGAYSEMVACLSKFSLLGGNQKFCLVSLDMLKNLEGHVIENCESENVPVFSSKSEKLYWFPLLLAYRDIIKEAPDLEVRSRAVKLIFNCLDRHVADFDTEFLNKLSLDIVLSIFSIVSISNFQRLYMAKNTEETDVWILTTMVEALRAFIEIFTRHMERLRSQLPNVLSLLQKCICQENNMLSKVGISCCLQLIQKNRKQFNGTDWDEVVRCISDLFKRTLPVELQDHSLYPQTGTESTDEEAETNSVFSGELSNINKQGKSKKQQLKNIVVKCTLQLLMINCLWELAHFDNILSDIPKDKVLVLLDLLGESWKFAESFNSDIGIRAKILSSGIVDHMPNLLSQEASCAKLFLYISFQCISSLRKSSDNEPDFEKFSNAFQQKISDASKLIIRGFQRVIFDNPVKGVAAFQPVITGLVEYIISLEDTQFIRGRKEFYDLFCNILACGHIDRALGTSMSKFFKRYAEFEQ, encoded by the coding sequence ATGGTAGATTCTGGTCAAGAAGCAGCCGCGATAGCTTCTCATAACCTAGAAAATGATATAGAAGTTCATattcaaggaaaagaacAGAATGCTACTTTGACGAAAGAGACGAAAAATGACAGGTCGTCAGATCCTTCAGAAAACGAACGTAAAAACGAAACTGCTTCTAATGAGAAAACATTAGGAgacttttcaaaggaaacTAAGGAAATGAATACCCGTGGAGTCGGTAATGATGACAACACAAGGAATGAGAAGGATCAGTCGAAGACAGGGCTCAATGACTCAGTCAATGAAGcagagaaaacaaatcatAACACCGAAtcagaaaaagagaaaatttcTGGTGATTACAATGTAGCGTCTGAGGATGTCAACCCAAAACCTTCCGCTTCAAACGATGTCGAAGAACAATCCCAATTTGAGACAGATAACGCTGATGCAACTGAAGATATTCCCATACATGAACCCAAAGTAGATATTCAACCAAATGCCAGGCATCCAGCCAAAACACCGGATGTAAAGgttgacgaagaagagTCTGAATCACAAAGTGAGGTGGCCAGCCATTTAGCCAGGAAATCGACTGCCGATAGTGAACGACACGAACGTCCTGAAGAGGTAACCCGGCCAACGTTCCAGAATTCAGGAAAACTCAATCCACACCTCTTTATTATAGACGCATTTAAGCAAATGTCCAAAGCTAAatctttgaagaaacacAGAAAACTCCGCGAATCTATCGATAATGTGCAAACTGAACTGCAAAAACAACCCTTTTTACTCCCTGAAACTATCCTTGACCCACTTGTAATGGCTTGCGAAACAAATAGCGCTACCCTGCTAACAATAACTTTGGATTGCTTTGCGAAATTAATTGACTACAACTATTTTGATACCCCTGCTGTTAATTCTCCAGAGATGTCACTGATGGAACGAGTTGTTAATACCATCGCTTCATGTTTTTTTGGTGACTCTACTCCCGAAAAAGTTCAATTACAAATTATTAAGGCTTTGCTTGCAGCTGTAACTTCTCAGCGAACTTTAATTCGCCATTCATCTTTACTTTTGGCAGTGAGACAGACGtataatatttttcttttatgtAAAAACCCTACCATACAAGCCACAGCCCAGGTTGCTATAATGCAGATGGTGGATTCTGTTTTTAGTCGACTATCCGGCGAGCTTCATCAACAGGAAGAAGTCGATGCAGCGACTCCTTCTAAAACTACAGTTGAGCAATTAGCTGTTCCAGAACCGAATGATGTCTTAACCGCTGATCCTCCTGAAAGCAAACTCACATTGGAGTCCTTCGAACAGCGTAAAAGTTTCGATCAAGTAAGAGAAGAAGCACCATTGGAGGAAGAAACCCTGGAACAGCAACTTTTAAGAGATGCCTTTTTGATTATTCGCGCTCTTTGTAAACTGTCAATTAAGCCCGTTCCTTATGAAAATGACTATGATTTGAAATCACACTCGATGCGTTCTAAGTTGATGAGTCTTCACTTAATTTACCGCATCCTCCATAATCACATGGACATTTTCTCGAATTCGAGTATAATGATAAAATCTCCTTCGTCTCCTTCTACACCATTAATACAAGCTGTTAAGCAATATATCTGTCTGTCTTTAGCAAAAAATGTTGTCAGTCATGTTCTTCCGGTTTTCGAGATTTCATGCGAAATTTTCTGGCTTGTTTTATCTGACCTAAAGAACATAATGAAAGCTGAATTAGAAGTTTTCTTTActgaaatattttttcccATTCTTGAGATGAGATCTTCCAGTAATCAGCAGAAGATTGTTCTGTTAAATGTTTTTCATCGAATTTGCAAAGAACCGCAAACTCTTATCGAGTTATACTTAAATTACGATTGTATTAGTGGAAACtctgaaaatatatatgaGCGTATCATCGTCACGTTAGCGAGAATTGCGAGCCAGAAAACTGTTGCACCTCCTTCTGGATTTAGCTTTAAACCGGAGCATGCTGTTATCGACAGGGTGGGATTCGTGTATAACGACTTGAAGGATCTTCCGCAACTaagtatttcttttataggAGTTTATTCCCATCTCCATGATCctcctttctttgattaTCAGATTAAATTGAAATCATACAAGTGCCTCAATTCCGCACTTTCTTCCCTATACGGCTGGTGTAACCAAAATTTCGACTCGAGtgattcttcaaatcaTTATAATACAGATAACCTTACACCTACTAGATTAGATGAAAGTCAAAGAAGCACTTCTGATGTCTCTTCTGTTCGAAATAATGACACATCAACAGAGAACTTCGATACGTCTGCTACAACTTTAGCGATTGATGATCCCTCCCAATTTGAAAGCTTGAAGCATCATAAAAAGCTATTACAAGAAGGGATACAAAAGTTTAATTACAAACCGAAGCAAGGAATGAGGTTCTTGCTTTCAAGACACTTAATTGAATCCGACTCTGCAAGCAATATCGCTAGTTTCCTCTTGGATACCGAAGGCCTGAACAAGGCTGCCGTTGGTGAATATTTGGGAGAAGGAAATGAGGAGAATGTTGCTATCATGCACGCATTTGTTGATAAAATGAGCTTCAAAGATGTAGGATTTGTAAATGCTCTTCGctcatttcttcaaaaatttcgCCTTCCTGGAGAAGCGCAAAAAATAGATCGCTTTATGTTAAAGTTCGCGGAACGATACGTTGACGATAACTTGGGTACGTTTAGGAATGCTGATACGGCTTATGTGCTGGCTTATTCTATCATTATGCTCAACACAGACCAACATTCTCCGCAAGTTAAACAGCGTATGACTTGTCAAGATTTCATTCGGAATAATAGAGGTGTTGATGATGGCGCAAACTTAAGTGATGAGTTTTTGGTCGACGTGTATGatgatattcaaaaaaatgaaattgtaATGAAGGACGAGCAGGGAGCTTCTATTTACAATTACTTCCCTACCCATGCTAGTGTTGGGTTTGCTGCAAACATTAGTAATGCTTTAGCTACTGTCGGTCGAGATTTACAGAGAGAGGCTTACTATATGGCATCAAATGAGATGGCTAATAAAACTGAAGCATTATTCAAGGATTTAATAAAGGAACAAAAGCAGAAAGGTAAACTTACAGCCAATGATATTTATTACACCGCAAGGCATTTTGAACATGTCGGTCCTATGTTTGAAGCTGTTTGGATGCCTATTTTGGCAGCATTATCTGAGTCCGTGCAATTATCTTCTGATGCTACATTAATTCAGTTATCTCTTGAGGGTTTTAGACGTGCAGTGGATATTATTTGCGTCTTTTCCATGGACTTACCCAGGAATGCTTTTATACAAACTCTCACAAAATTCACTCATCTCAACAATATTTCAGAACTTCAGCGAACAAACATGGATGCATTGAGGGCTTTGCTCGACATATCTTTAACACATGGAAATCAATTAAAAGATTCTTGGAAGGATATTCTGCTTTGTATAAGTCAACTTGAACGAGTTCAGCTAATAACAGCTGGAGTGGATAAAAACTCAATCCCTGATATAAATTTAACGAAATTTAGGCCTCGTTCTATTGATAAAGGACACCGTTCTTTACGAAGTGGTAGCATTCCTCATAGATCAAATTCAACCGCTTCTGTTAAACCACCTTCTCTGGAAGTCGCCAAGGAGTACAGTTCCCGTGAGGTGGTAATGGCTGTCGATATGGTGTTCTCAAATACACGTGCTTTAGGAAGTGAAGGTATCTATGATTTCGTAAAAGCCCTTATTGGAGTCTCATGGGAAGAAATAGAATGCTCGCTAGAGTTGGCGACCCCAAGACTTTTTAGTTTACAAAAGCTCGTGGAAATTTCATATTATAACATGGGCCGTATTCGTATGGAGTGGTCTAGCATTTGGTCACTGTTAGGAAATTACTTTACTCAAGTAAGCTGTCACgaaaattcaataattGCATCCTTTGCTTTGGATTCGCTTCGTCAATTTTCCATGCAATTTTTGGAGATTGAAGAACTTTCCCACTTTAAGTTTCAGAAGGATTTTTTGCAGCCATTTAAGCATGCAATGGATAATTGCCAAGATTTAAAAATCAACGATCTTGTCTTACGCTGCGTCGATCAGATGGTTAAAGCTCGTTATCAAAACATAAAATCTGGTTGGGGCcctatttttcaaatattagCATCCGCCAGTAAAATTCATAACGCGTCTGTTTTACAATATGCATTATCTATTGTATCCTCTATCTATAATGACCATTCAAGATGTGTGTTTTCACAAGGTGCTTATTCTGAAATGGTTGCGTGTCTTTCTAAATTTTCGTTGTTGGGTGGTAATCAGAAATTCTGCTTAGTTAGCCTCGACATGCTGAAAAATTTGGAGGGACATGTTATAGAGAATTGTGAGAGTGAGAATGTGCCCGTGTTTTCTTCGAAATCTGAAAAGCTTTATTGGTTCCCTTTACTACTTGCATATAGAGACATTATTAAAGAAGCTCCAGATCTGGAAGTGCGCTCAAGAGCCGTCAAGCTTATATTCAACTGTCTGGATCGACACGTAGCCGATTTTGATACTGAATTTCTAAATAAGTTGTCCTTGGATATTGTTTTATCCATATTTTCGATCGTTTCAATctcaaattttcaaaggttATATATGGCAAAAAATACCGAGGAAACAGATGTATGGATCCTTACAACTATGGTAGAAGCCTTGCGAGCTTTCATTGAAATTTTCACAAGGCATATGGAAAGACTTCGTAGTCAGCTGCCGAATGTCCTTTCCTTACTTCAGAAATGTATATGCCAAGAAAACAACATGCTATCTAAGGTTGGGATTAGTTGTTGCTTGCAGTTGATTCAGAAAAACCGAAAGCAATTTAATGGGACAGATTGGGATGAAGTCGTGCGCTGCATCAGCGATTTATTTAAACGTACATTGCCAGTCGAACTCCAAGATCATTCTTTGTATCCACAGACAGGTACTGAATCAACCgatgaagaagctgaaaCCAACTCCGTATTTTCTGGCGAACTCAGCAATATAAACAAGCAGGGGAAAtcgaaaaaacaacaattaAAGAACATCGTTGTTAAGTGTACATTACAATTGCTAATGATAAACTGTTTGTGGGAGCTTGCGCATTTCGACAACATTCTTTCAGATATACCAAAGGACAAAGTTTTGGTACTTTTGGATCTGCTGGGTGAATCATGGAAGTTCGCAGAATCATTCAATTCAGATATTGGAATTCGTGCAAAGATTCTGTCATCCGGGATAGTGGACCATATGCCGAACCTTCTAAGCCAAGAAGCCTCCTGTgcaaaattgtttttatatattaGCTTCCAATGTATTTCCTCCTTGAGGAAATCTAGTGACAACGAACCTgactttgaaaagtttaGTAATGCCTTCCAACAGAAGATTTCAGATGCTTCTAAATTAATCATCCGTGGATTTCAGAGAGTTATTTTTGACAATCCTGTGAAGGGTGTTGCCGCGTTCCAGCCCGTCATCACTGGTTTAGTTGAGTATATAATATCTTTAGAAGACACTCAGTTTATACGAGGGCGCAAGGAATTTTACGATCTTTTCTGTAATATCCTTGCTTGCGGACATATTGATAGAGCATTAGGAACCTCAATGAGTAAGTTCTTTAAGCGATATGCTGAATTCGAGCAATAA
- the pgc1 gene encoding phosphatidylglycerol phospholipase C Pgc1 codes for MSKLDLHDHGKYQVLSDASSENSLVQNENQKETKIVIAHRGYSAKQPENTLAAFREAANAGIKHIETDVRLTKDEVVCISHDRSLKRMYGVDVSTFDVDYERENGHFRTLREPYEPLPTLHMFLKELLKYPGVQLYIDIKPDLDIFIIQKLVDTMLDINLDLNFWEDKVIFCIWSRRFLPACDKYAPTIRICHLGFNFSYAQQYFVMHPRVIGVSIAVATLLLPSSQDFIDMVHALNKKVFTWSVNTTAAFYLSLKRDCDGVITDDPVIGKALCNGPILTRNWYWFDYKEWILLLIGFIRVNIIYYLIRNLFL; via the exons atgaGCAAGCTGGATTTACATGATCATGGAAAGTACCAGGTGCTTTCTGATGCATCATCAGAAAACTCGTTGgtccaaaatgaaaatcagAAAGAAACTAAAATAGTTATTGCTCACAGAGG ATATAGTGCCAAGCAGCCAGAGAATACACTTGCTGCATTTCGAGAAGCAGCAAACGCTGGCATAAAGCATATCGAAACCGATGTTCGACTTACTAAAGATGAAGTTGTTTGTATTTCTCACGACCGAAGTTTGAAGCGTATGTATGGAGTAGATGTAAGCACATTTGACGTTGATTATGAACGTGAAAATGGTCATTTTCGAACCCTTCGAGAACCTTATGAGCCTTTACCAACACTCCATATGTTcttaaaagaattgctaAAGTATCCTGGGGTTCAATTATATATTGACATAAAGCCCGACCTTGACATTTTCATTATCCAAAAACTGGTTGACACTATGTTAGACATCAACCTTGATTTAAACTTTTGGGAAGATAAAGTgatcttttgtatttggTCCCGTCGTTTTCTTCCGGCTTGTGACAAATACGCTCCTACGATCAGAATTTGCCATCTTGGATTTAACTTTTCTTATGCTCAACAATATTTTGTGATGCATCCTCGAGTCATAGGAGTGAGTATAGCCGTAGCTACGcttttgcttccttcttcacAGGATTTTATTGATATGGTACACGCTCTAAACAAGAAAGTTTTCACATGGTCTGTGAATACTACCGCTGCTTTCTACCTTTCTTTAAAGAGAGACTGTGATGGTGTTATTACTGATGATCCCGTTATAGGAAAGGCACTTTGTAATGGCCCCATCCTTACAAGAAACTGGTATTGGTTTGACTATAAAGAGTGGATCCTCCTTCTTATCGGATTTATTCGTGTAAATATCATTTATTACCTTATTAGAAACCTATTTCTATGA